In one window of Sandaracinaceae bacterium DNA:
- a CDS encoding helix-turn-helix domain-containing protein codes for MNEPDRRLLILEAAGRLFRHYGPFKTTVADIAREARVGVGTVYLEFRTKDSILGALSSRRHDDVLQAIERAWGDGQPAAERLAAALTARVDAFFANAEGPHGADLFGCACPGVEDAHRSFAQRERDLFTGFLRAAAERGELRAPEPARDAHTLLLAYRAFAPPAIFQSPRAQVAEELERLHRLVLDGLRP; via the coding sequence ATGAATGAGCCCGACCGCCGCCTGCTGATCCTCGAAGCCGCTGGACGATTGTTCCGTCATTACGGGCCTTTCAAGACCACCGTGGCCGACATCGCGAGGGAGGCACGGGTCGGCGTGGGCACGGTCTACCTCGAGTTTCGCACCAAGGACTCCATTCTGGGTGCGCTCTCGAGCCGCCGCCACGACGACGTGCTCCAGGCCATCGAGCGCGCCTGGGGAGACGGCCAGCCCGCGGCCGAGCGGCTCGCCGCCGCGCTCACCGCGCGGGTCGACGCGTTCTTCGCCAACGCCGAGGGCCCTCACGGGGCGGACCTGTTCGGCTGCGCCTGCCCGGGCGTGGAGGACGCGCACCGCAGCTTCGCCCAGCGCGAGCGGGACCTCTTCACGGGCTTCCTCCGCGCGGCGGCCGAGCGCGGCGAGCTGCGCGCCCCGGAGCCCGCGCGCGACGCCCACACCCTGCTGCTCGCCTACCGCGCCTTCGCGCCGCCCGCGATCTTCCAGAGCCCCCGCGCCCAGG